A single Anopheles funestus chromosome 2RL, idAnoFuneDA-416_04, whole genome shotgun sequence DNA region contains:
- the LOC125766342 gene encoding uncharacterized protein LOC125766342, whose protein sequence is MAEQNENTSTKKSVKIQDYISPGISRERSFIRTSNQQINNSNKRRSLAFTQSQAHQHAQQQLREGRLDGLSGMNNKLNVHAQEFQMNNLPLNDHRFPLQSSRSLNIYSSSLQHSKSSVAMPLGGMHGRHHALQLGSIGSPIPRGSLMMPNHTPLHHVGVQMQPSHMPLVNSPSSSNILHSSGPRVKFAPEPMLHATAHAHSSNTPHASTINNSAVAGGANNNNNTQLNLAPLQRSKSLSSADTLTRGLASLGLGIGAEATDIGMFSPEVQAAINRAIEDPNQLNARCLMDLAAQLLHRAVEGRRYSLPISRLCISIIAKEKKETFLEALLNTCRQWYQERDKVLGAMQNSKNPSRPRFTSFMAFLTEMFCQLKRRQLQLRTECDGVPPPLVLLTVLGKCCEDCVQPPVRSLSEIECLFFVLTCIGRDLETHLPQQLESLLAGVRDAFLNSAASAPAIRRTLLQLIELQASHWQLPGNTVLYYYPSSK, encoded by the exons atggcCGAACAGAACGAAAATACGTCGACGAAAAAAAGCGTCAAAATTCAGGACTACATTTCGCCGGGTATTTCTCGAGAGCGAAGTTTTATACGCACCTCAAATCAACAG ATCAATAATAGCAACAAACGGCGCAGTTTGGCATTCACCCAAAGCCAGGCCCACCAACATGCCCAACAGCAGCTACGTG AGGGTCGCCTGGATGGGCTATCGGGCATGAACAACAAACTGAACGTGCACGCGCAGGAATTTCAGATGAATAACTTACCCCTTAACGATCATCGGTTTCCATTGCAAAGCTCGAG ATCTCTGAACATCTACAGCAGCTCCCTGCAGCACTCGAAGTCAAGTGTCGCGATGCCGTTGGGTGGTATGCACGGTCGGCATCATGCACTGCAGCTCGGTAGCATCGGTAGTCCCATCCCGAGGGGATCGCTTATGATGCCCAACCATACGCCACTGCACCACGTCGGCGTGCAGATGCAACCGTCACATATGCCGCTGGTAAATTCACCCTCTAGCAGCAACATTCTTCAC TCCAGCGGGCCACGCGTTAAGTTCGCGCCGGAACCGATGCTTCACGCaacagcacacgcacacagcagCAACACGCCACATGCCTCCACCATCAACAACAGTGCCGTTGCTGGCGGTGcgaacaacaataacaacacccAATTGAATCTGGCCCCTTTGCAGCGCTCGAAGTCTCTCTCGTCGGCGGATACGTTGACCCGCGGGTTGGCCAGCCTCGGGCTGGGCATCGGGGCGGAAGCAACCGATATCGGTATGTTCTCGCCGGAAGTACAGGCCGCCATCAACAGGGCGATCGAGGATCCGAATCAGCTGAATGCGCGCTGTTTGATGGATCTGGCTGCACAGCTTCTTCATCGTGCCGTCGAAGGTCGTCG CTACTCCTTACCAATATCGCGCTTGTGCATTTCAATCATtgcaaaggagaaaaaggaaacctttCTAGAGGCACTGCTCAACACCTGCCGCCAATGGTACCAGGAACGGGACAAAGTGCTTGGTGCGATGCAAAACTCGAAGAACCCATCACGGCCCCGCTTTACCTCGTTCATGGCCTTCCTCACGGAGATGTTCTGTCAGCTGAAGCGGCGTCAGCTGCAACTTCGCACCGAGTGTGACGGTGTGCCGCCTCCATTGGTGCTCCTGACCGTCCTAGGCAAGTGCTGCGAAGATTGCGTTCAACCACCGGTCCGGTCACTATCCGAG atcgaatgtttgttttttgtgctgACCTGCATCGGGCGCGATCTGGAAACGCATCTGCCGCAACAGCTCGAGTCCCTGCTGGCCGGAGTTCGTGATGCGTTCCTCAACTCCGCTGCCTCAGCACCAGCCATTCGCCGCACGCTCCTTCAGCTGATCGAGTTGCAGGCGTCCCACTGGCAGCTACCCGGAAACACTGTCTTGTACTATTATCCCTCCTCCAAGTAA